The Paracoccus sediminicola genome contains a region encoding:
- a CDS encoding helix-turn-helix domain-containing protein, giving the protein MSRSKRLSDAERMEIVREAAEGVTTSALAERFGVSPRAIQYTLKADAERQTDAAIPVSAVSVKVTAAELAALDEVLAEAGIESRAEGLRRLIQAAGGVFVPDAQMAAEMARYRASLHEVGNGVAQIAKQMTRANRREQGAVGGASAEFTELRLAQMRGLARFILDSADEIDLLLRRRRDAMQLRATAALREFAHAAE; this is encoded by the coding sequence ATGTCGCGCTCAAAACGTCTCTCAGATGCGGAACGCATGGAGATCGTTCGCGAAGCTGCGGAAGGTGTGACCACATCGGCCCTGGCGGAGCGGTTCGGCGTGTCGCCGCGGGCGATCCAATACACCTTGAAGGCAGATGCCGAGCGCCAGACGGATGCCGCAATTCCGGTCTCAGCGGTCAGTGTAAAGGTCACGGCTGCGGAGCTCGCGGCACTCGACGAGGTGCTGGCCGAGGCCGGGATCGAGAGCCGTGCCGAGGGGCTGCGGCGGCTCATTCAGGCGGCAGGCGGGGTGTTCGTTCCGGACGCGCAGATGGCGGCCGAGATGGCGCGCTACCGCGCCTCGCTGCATGAGGTCGGCAATGGGGTCGCGCAAATTGCCAAGCAGATGACGCGGGCCAACCGGCGGGAGCAGGGGGCCGTGGGGGGCGCGAGTGCCGAGTTTACCGAATTGCGCCTTGCGCAGATGCGCGGGCTGGCGAGGTTCATTCTGGATTCTGCAGACGAGATCGATCTGCTCCTGCGCCGCCGTCGAGACGCGATGCAGCTGCGGGCCACGGCCGCGCTGAGGGAGTTTGCCCATGCGGCTGAATGA
- a CDS encoding DUF2493 domain-containing protein — protein sequence MAYDTANTYETIELFGLTERDAQLPIPEDHVLTDHIIRESFEALLGQLRGTGLEAEIEPLAHGLATILQRRNVALGKEVDRTADKIGALAKSHDGSEIAETALEEAQARFVQLREIVSAIEVMSEAAAECYEIETGHAFIPAAGSRASVRAQETGAVFEARQLLEQHDRETAEKSKVEGVPLIVSGATDWTDVDVIFNTLDKVRERIKQNRNQEIFLCHKGGKHGAEMIAARWARARGVAQARFDPRWSAHGRAAPFKCNDEMLDDKFAATGVVLFGGNGVALNLGQKAEAKGLTVMRVADPAKKASQD from the coding sequence ATGGCTTACGACACCGCAAACACCTACGAGACCATCGAACTTTTCGGGCTGACCGAGAGGGACGCGCAGCTCCCGATCCCGGAGGATCACGTCCTGACCGACCACATCATCCGCGAGAGCTTCGAGGCTTTGCTCGGTCAGCTGCGCGGGACCGGGCTTGAAGCCGAAATCGAACCGCTGGCCCATGGGCTCGCGACGATCCTGCAGCGGCGCAATGTGGCGCTTGGCAAGGAGGTCGACCGCACCGCCGACAAGATCGGCGCGCTGGCAAAATCCCACGACGGATCGGAGATCGCCGAGACCGCGCTCGAAGAGGCGCAGGCCCGCTTCGTGCAGCTGCGCGAGATCGTCAGCGCCATCGAGGTGATGAGCGAGGCGGCGGCGGAATGCTACGAGATTGAAACGGGCCACGCCTTCATCCCGGCGGCAGGCTCCCGCGCAAGCGTCCGGGCGCAAGAGACCGGGGCGGTCTTCGAGGCACGGCAGCTCCTGGAGCAGCACGACCGCGAGACTGCCGAGAAATCGAAAGTTGAGGGGGTTCCCCTGATCGTCTCAGGCGCCACCGACTGGACCGATGTCGATGTGATCTTCAACACGCTCGACAAGGTTCGCGAACGCATCAAGCAGAACCGCAATCAGGAGATCTTCCTCTGCCACAAGGGTGGCAAGCACGGGGCGGAGATGATTGCGGCTCGGTGGGCCCGGGCACGCGGGGTCGCGCAGGCGCGCTTTGATCCTCGCTGGTCCGCGCATGGGCGGGCGGCACCGTTCAAGTGCAACGACGAAATGCTGGACGACAAGTTCGCGGCGACGGGGGTTGTTCTCTTCGGTGGCAACGGGGTCGCGCTGAACCTCGGGCAGAAGGCGGAAGCGAAAGGCCTGACGGTCATGCGGGTTGCTGACCCGGCGAAGAAGGCGTCGCAGGATTGA